Genomic DNA from Mus musculus strain C57BL/6J chromosome 11, GRCm38.p6 C57BL/6J:
ACCCAGGGCACAGTGGGAAGATGTGTGAGTGTGGCTTTGTCCCTTGCTCCTTAGCCAAGATGGGATCTGAGCATAGACAAGTGTGGTCCATAGGAGATGACCAAAGTAGTCCTGCCCCAGGGTCTCCGGAGGTAGGCAGGCACCGGACTGTTCCTGATTGAGAGTGGTTTGCCTTCCTTGGGGGAGAATGCCTCCTTTTCTATTTCATAACCATCTTTAACCTGAACCTTCCTAACAGACAAGCCCTGGGCTGCTTCACCAACTGACCATTAACCACAACCAGCTCTGCCTGCTCCGAAATCAGCTCTGGGTCCTTCTCTGCCTGAAGATAAGAGGAAGgggctgtggagagagagaggaagttgcCTTTGTCCCGAGCCTGGAGCCCCCAGGACCCTTCTTCCTGAGAAGCCTAACTGTCTTCAGCCAGATTTCCTGTCTCCTCAGCCCCACTGAGAGCTGGGGGGGGGTCCTCACTAAGGTTGGAGTGGGGGTGACTTTGAGGCCCTCAAGGGGGTCAAGCATTGCTACATCTTCCCTGTgaccctcccctctctccatggGGCTACGCTACTCCCCATAACTTCTCAGCTTTAGCTCCCTGAATTTTGGTTCTTTCAAAGGATTTGGGACACTCAGTTTAACCAACACTTTGAGGGGCTGGTTGTTTGTGCTCTCCGGGAGAAGCTCTGATCCATTCCTTTGTCCACCCCTCCTTCTTCATAGACCCCTTTCTGTGCACCCCTAACCCCAGTGGGGGAGGAGAGTCTAGTCTTGGGATAGGTCCATCTCTTTTTAGGTCAGCCCGCCCCCAGCTTTTACACCCCAGGCATAAAAACCCGTTGTCAGTGAGAGGAGTTGACAGTGTCAGGTAAGTGGTGAAGTTGAGCTCTTGGGGACTGGGGACTATAGCTGGAGGGGGTCTTGGGTTGTACACCTCTTCATAGACCAGGCCCACTAGGGTAGGGCTGTGTataaaggggagaggagggggcttGGGAGGAGGAGAATTGTAAAACCTCTCTTTTTTCAAAAGCTCTGGATACTTCCTGagctgaggtttttgttttttgtcttgttttgttttgttttgttttgttttgttttgttttgttttgttttgttttgtttttttaaaggtttatttatttattatatgtaagtacactgcagctgtccttagatactccagaagagagcatcagattttgttacggatggttgtgagccaccatgtggttgctgggatttgaactcgggacctttggaagagcagtcggcgctcttaaccactgagcaatctccccagcccccttgtTTTTTGTCTTGCAGAGATGAAGCTACTCTTGGCCTTGGCAGGCCTCCTGGCCCCTCTGGCCATGCTTCAGACCTCCAATGGTGCCACCCCAGGTGATAGTGCCAAAAGGAGGGTGGACTAAGGgattgggggtagggggtggggattCTCAGCCCAgcatctccccttcccctggaTAGGCTTCCTTTGCTTTGGGGCCTGATGTAGGGCTTTGGGGCCAGCCCTGACCTTATGATTTATGCTCTGGGCAGCTCTCCTGGGGGAAGTGGAGAATTCAGTTGTGCTGAGCTGTATGGAAGAGGCCAAGCAGCTAGTGGACAGAGCCTACAAGGAGCGGAGAGAAAGGTGAGGGTGCCAGGCCCTGTGTGGCCCTGGGCAAAACTGCTTCAAGTCTTCTGGAGAAAGGGCacacagtggggggaggggggttgtagAAAGGATGAGGGCCTACAGGTGAAATCGTACCTGGTCTGCCTCTACTTGAGTTTCTGGCTGTCAGAACATCTTCAGTGGCCTTGCTTTCTGTCTGGACATCCAGGTCCATGTCCTTTTGACAAAAGAAATGCACTGCTCCTCCGTGGTTCTCTCCAGAGTTCTTTCTGCCTGCTCACCGCAGGCTGGCCTTTGCTGAGTGTCTCTATCCCCCTTCTCTGGCCCTCCCTTGTCTAAACAGCATCAAGCGGAGCCTCCAAAGCGGCTCTGCCAGCCCCACGGAGCTCCTGTTTTACTTCAAGCAGCCGGTGGCGGGCACCAGAACAGCTGTGAGGGCCGCTGATTATCTACATGTGGCCCTAGACCTGCTGAAGAGGAAGCTGCAGCCCCTGTGGCCAAGGCCTTTCAATGTTACAGGTACTCTAACTCCTTTTGTGCTACCACCTCCACCCCAAGCAACTTCTGTCTCCAAGCCTCCATTCaaggcagtggttcttaacctgtgggtcgcTACCCCTTCGGGTACGTCAAGTGACCCTCTCACATGGGTCCACCTAAGACCATAGGAAAACACAGGTCTTAACATTATGATTCatctcagtagcaaaattacagttatgaagtagcaagtaATTTTATAGTTCTGTTCACCCCATGAGAAACTGGCTTAAGGGGTCTCTCAGCATTAGCAaacttgagaaccactggtctaaggAGTCTCGGGGCCTCTGAGCTGGCCCACCCCCCTCCTCACCCTCACTGGGCTACTCAGCCCCAGGTTGCCTAGCATAGGAAATGAGGTGGGGGAAGGCTCGGATCTAAGATCATGGCTCACTCTTGCAGATGTGTTGACACCTGCTCAGCTGAATCTGTTGTCCGTGTCAAGTGGCTGTGCCTATCAGGACGTGAGGGTGACATGCCCACCGAATGACAAGTATCGCACCATCACTGGACACTGCAACAACAGGTGTGGGCCCAGGGCAGTTCAGGGTTGTGTGGTGTAGGGGGTCTAGGTCTTGCCTGTGGCGACCCATTGGGCCAGAGCTCTGTGCTTCCCTCTAGACGAAGCCCCACTCTGGGGGCCTCCAACCGTGCCTTTGTACGCTGGTTGCCTGCAGAGTATGAAGATGGCGTCTCCATGCCCTTTGGCTGGACGCCTGGAGTCAATCGCAATGGCTTCAAGGTGCCCCTGGTGAGTGTCCAGTAGAGGGAGGTGAGCCCAGCTAAGCTTATGTGCAGGACCTAGGCATCCAATGACTCCTGTTGTTGCTGCAGGCTCGCCAGGTCTCCAATGCCATCGTGCGCTTCCCCAACGATCAGCTGACCAAGGACCAGGAGCGTGCACTCATGTTCATGCAGTGGGGACAGTTTCTGGATCATGATATCACCTTGACTCCAGAGCCAGCTACCCGGTTCTCCTTCTTCACTGGCCTCAACTGCGAGACCAGCTGCCTGCAGCAGCCACCCTGCTTCCCCCTCAAGGTGCTGCCTCCTTCCATCCATCAGGGtctgtgtctgaagagagggaAGATGGTTTACATTAGTGACGGCGCCCCTTCTGAGTCCTAGGTCCTCTCTAGCCCCTGAGCAAGACTGGTCCTCGCTCCTGGGCCCAGAGTCAATACTTGGCTCCCTCAGCAGAGCCAGCTGTCAACTCAAGGAACCTGATATGCACCCTGATATGCACCCTGAACTTAGCATCGCTCTGTGTGGTGGGGTGACTGGTTCTTTGTGAGGCTGGGAGAATTCTGGGATGAGGATCTGACTTGTCTTCTTCATACTCCCAATGTACAGGCACTGGCctgttctcactctctctcccctatGGGCGCTCCCCTAACCCTgcttcacagtgtgtgtgtgtgtgtgtgtgtgtgtgtaaccctgcttcacagtgtgtgtgtgtgtgtgtgtgtgtgtgtgtgtgtgtgtgtgtgtgtgtgtgtgtgtgtgtttgggttgcCCCATAGTCAGGGTCAGGGTTGAAGCACCTTCTGTGTAGGGGGGAAagtgtggagaaaaagaaaggcagagattAAGGAGATAAAGGGCCAGGGGTCTGACAGGGCCAGGGTGAcagaacagagaggaaaaggCAGACACAGGCAAGAAGAGGATTAAGAGGCATAGTGAAGAGGGGTCCAAGTGGCCTTGCCCAACCCCAGAAGGCTCTCTCCATTCCAGTTCAGTGAATTCTTTGTCACCCTTAAACCTCAGTCTCTTTGCTGACTGAGCCCCAGTATTTCTATGAAACCTTGAGAGCTTCCCTGCAGCTCGAGGGGGCCAGAGTTCTCTTCTGCAGGGTGTAAGTTACAAATGCCCGCTCTCCCGACCCACAAAAGCCAGCCTAGCTTCTCTCTGTGCTGTAGATCCCACCCAATGACCCTCGAATCAAGAACCAAAAGGACTGCATCCCCTTCTTCCGCTCCTGCCCGGCATGCACCAGGAACAACATCACCATTCGCAACCAGATCAACGCGCTCACTTCCTTCGTGGACGCCAGCGGGGTGTACGGCAGCGAGGACCCCCTAGCCAGAAAGCTGCGCAACCTCACCAACCAGCTGGGGCTGCTGGCTATCAATACACGCTTCCAAGACAATGGCAGGGCCCTGATGCCCTTTGACAGCCTGCACGATGACCCCTGCCTCCTCACCAACCGCTCCGCCCGCATTCCTTGTTTTCTGGCAGGTCAGCCCGGGGACTGAACTAGAGTGGCATAGAGCTGTTTCCAGCTTGTGAGAACACAGCCTGTATGTGAGCAACATGCGGGCTTGTGATAAGAGATGCTGGTCTCAACAACTTATTAGTCTAGTTGCCTTGGTAACGAGTTGgatggagacagaaaggaaaataacagcaaaaatcAAACCACAtaagcatacaaaaaaaaaatcctccatccATCAACTGAAGATGGAGTCACAGGGCTGCTAAGGACCCTCTATTATTGATCcagctttctctgtcttctccctccTGTGGACTGTGGAAAAAGAGAGAGCCAAGTCTATGTCCACAAGGGACAGAGAACTAAAAGTGACAGAGAGGAATATGGCATCCTCACCTTTTAGAACCATCCTGTCCAATCTGGAGCTAGTAGCCACATGTGGTTATTTCAATTTAAATTCTTTGTAGCAGGGAGTactggctcacacctttaatcccagtctttgggaggtagaggcatgaGGCTCTTAgtgagaattcaaggccagcctggtctacagagtgagttctaggacagccagggctatagagtgatagtgagaccctgtcttgaaagaagaagaagaagaagaagaagaagaagaagaagaagaagaagaagaagaagaagaagaagaagaagaagaagaagaagaagaagaagaagaagaaaacaaccaataaatacataaataattttaaattaaattaaaagtttctgcagtaactgcaTTTTAAGGGCTCAGTAGTCCATGGGTGAAGAAGTGGTTGTTTTCTTCACCTCAGAAAATTCTAGTAGATTGTGTCACAGAATATCACTCCGTGAGCTTTTTGGTTTCTTAGAAAGACAGAAGGTGGGATTTCAAAAGGAGAGATGTTTGGCAGTTTGGGGATAGGATTGGGGCAGGGGTTGTGGTCACACCCAGAAATTGATGCCTCTCCCTCACACCTCTCTGTGATTTTAGACTGGGTTATAGCTAGCCTTCGCAGGTCTGGTACTTGCTttgaagcccaggctagcttcaaacatTCCTCAATCTTCCTATCTTAGCCTGTCAAGTGTTGGGTGGCTCACATGTACCATCAAGCCCACACACAGCGGGAGGTCTCTTCTTGCACCTCCCTTCCCTTCTAGGGGTCCAGTTGGTCTCTCCTGGGTCCCCTGGCAGGGCAGCCAAGGTCAATGCAAGGGTGTGTCTCCTAAGGGAGGGCCTGCTCTCTTCTGGACTGGTCATGACCTCTGGTTACTCATGGGGTGGAAAAGCTACTCTCAGGAATATGTTTTCCTCTCAGAATTTTCTTTCTAAGTTGGCAAGGGCTGAGCCCAGTCAGTGTCTTGCAGCAAAGGCCCTGGCCCCCACCTTCTGGCCTTCCCTGTTGAAGGTTTATGGAGCACTAGAGGAATCGGGGACTTCATTTTCTTGAATAGTCTTAGGTATGGATGTACACATTCCGTGCCCTCTTCCCACCATGACAGGATGTACAGTGGCTTATAGTGAGAGTGATAATGACAACTGTCTTCAAATAGTAGAGGGTTTGGGGTCCTGTTTTGAGAAGGCTTCTGAGGTTGATCCAATTTGAGCAGAAAACATGCATATTActttttggcttgtgccaatgaGTACTTGCTCTTGGGAGTGTTCATGtattgtggagtgtgtgtgtatgtgtgtgtagtatgtatgtatgtatgtatgcatgcatgcatataagtatgtgtagtatgtgtgtgtaatatgtctgtatgtctgtgtagtgtgtatgcatatgtatatatgtgtgtatgtatagtatgtgtatgtagtatgtgtatatgttattatgagtgtgtatagtatgtatgtgtatagtgtatgtgcatgcatatataatgtatatgtatgtgtgcatatgtgtgtagtatgtgtacatgtgtgtgtgtagtaaatgGCAAAATACAGAAAGACACAGGGCTTGGCCTTGTGCCTAAGGATCTTGTGCCTAAGGTCTGCTCCAGGCAGGTGACAAGTCAAATGTAATGGCTATTGGGTAAGGCTGCAGGGAGTACCACAGTGTTCCTGAGCTCTTATGCCAGCCTGTGGCTCACACTTGAATCTGGTGTGTGGGAGTAGGTGGAAAACAGGCACGTGAGGGCCACTGAAGCTCTTTGCTGGTCAGGAGATGATGGAGACCATAAAGGTGACAAAGGCTTTGCTTCCCTCAGGGGACATGCGCTCCAGCGAGATGCCGGAGCTCACCTCCATGCACACCCTCTTTGTTCGAGAGCATAACCGGCTGGCCACACAGCTCAAGCGCCTGAATCCTCGATGGAATGGGGAGAAGCTCTACCAGGAGGCCCGGAAGATTGTAGGGGCCATGGTCCAGGTAGGCTGTGTCCTAACACATCTTGGCCATGTGTTCttgggcagtttttttttttaaatctctcctgAACACTGGCTTTTTTTTATCCATAAAAGGCTCAAAGGAGCGAAATGAAAATGCCCCTCAGACATGAGATGCTTGGCGAGTGCACTTCCCTTCCTCCTGTCTCCCCGGCCCTCTTCCTTCCTGAGGGCCTGAGGAGTTGAGAGGGTCTTAAGCAGAAGCACCAGAGTCACCGCTGGCTCTTTTACCCGCTGTCATCATCTTGagcattcccccacccccacccccacccccaccccacccctgccacccGGGGCAGGGCTCCTCCATCTGGTTTTTGATGTTTTCATGACCCCTAATTTCCCAAGAATGTAAACATTcgtgcatatcacacacacacacacacacaacacacacacacacacacacacacacatacacacactccctaGACTTTAGGGAGGGGGTGTGGTTAGTGCTGAGCATGGGGTTTTGATTGACAGGCACACCCACAAGAGGGATTCACTTTGGTCTCAGAGGCAATTCTAGCCTTAGGTCCAGAGTGACACTGTCTCACAGCCTTTGGGGGACATCGCACTGGAGCAGACCTCTGCCATCTCTCTGTCTATAAACCTGTACTGAGCCCTACTGTGTGCTAGTCTATTGCTGGACACTGTGAATAATCTCAGTAATTTCAACTTCCCTGGGTCTCAAGGGGAAATGGGACCACTAATACCTTAAAGACACGGGGGATATTACAATGACTAAAAAGACATTTTGTTTAAtcctgagagagagggagagagaattattCCTTGTTTACATTTGTGGTTCAGAGAGTTT
This window encodes:
- the Mpo gene encoding myeloperoxidase precursor, which gives rise to MKLLLALAGLLAPLAMLQTSNGATPALLGEVENSVVLSCMEEAKQLVDRAYKERRESIKRSLQSGSASPTELLFYFKQPVAGTRTAVRAADYLHVALDLLKRKLQPLWPRPFNVTDVLTPAQLNLLSVSSGCAYQDVRVTCPPNDKYRTITGHCNNRRSPTLGASNRAFVRWLPAEYEDGVSMPFGWTPGVNRNGFKVPLARQVSNAIVRFPNDQLTKDQERALMFMQWGQFLDHDITLTPEPATRFSFFTGLNCETSCLQQPPCFPLKIPPNDPRIKNQKDCIPFFRSCPACTRNNITIRNQINALTSFVDASGVYGSEDPLARKLRNLTNQLGLLAINTRFQDNGRALMPFDSLHDDPCLLTNRSARIPCFLAGDMRSSEMPELTSMHTLFVREHNRLATQLKRLNPRWNGEKLYQEARKIVGAMVQIITYRDYLPLVLGPAAMKKYLPQYRSYNDSVDPRIANVFTNAFRYGHTLIQPFMFRLNNQYRPTGPNPRVPLSKVFFASWRVVLEGGIDPILRGLMATPAKLNRQNQIVVDEIRERLFEQVMRIGLDLPALNMQRSRDHGLPGYNAWRRFCGLPQPSTVGELGTVLKNLELARKLMAQYGTPNNIDIWMGGVSEPLEPNGRVGQLLACLIGTQFRKLRDGDRFWWENPGVFSKQQRQALASISLPRIICDNTGITTVSKNNIFMSNTYPRDFVSCNTLPKLNLTSWKET